From the Phreatobacter oligotrophus genome, the window GCATGGAGCTGCTGCCGGGCATGACCGCGACGCTGCGCGTCATCACCGACCGCCGCGAGGGCGTGCTGCGCGTGCCGAACGCGGCGCTGCGCTGGCGGCCCGCCGGCGCGACCCCGGCCGAGCCACGCCCGCAGCCGCAGGCGGCGGCCAATCCGTTCGGTCCCCCGCCGATGGGCGGCCCGCGCGGCGGTCCGGGCGGTGGCGGCGGTGGAGGCGGCGGCGGAGGCGGCGGTCGCCAGATCGGCGAGTTCGTCGAGACGCTGAAGACCGAGCTGACGCTCGACGCCACCCAGCGCGAGCGGATCGATGCCATCGTGGCCGAGACGCGGCCGCTGTTCCGTGCGCTGGGCGACCCCTCCCTGGACCGCAACCAGCGCGTCGAGCGCCTCCGCGAGATCCGCGCCGAGATGGCGCGCAAGATCGAGGCGGTGCTAAATGCCGACCAGCGCAGGAGCTTCGCCGACATCCGCGCCCGCTATGACGGCTCGCGCGGCGCCGATGGCGGCATGCCCGGCCGCGTCTTCGTCGTGGGCGCCGACGGCAAGCCGCAGGCGGTGTCGGTGCGCGTCGGCGTCTCCGACGGCGCCATGACCGAGGTGCTCTCCGGCGATCTCGAGGCCGGCCGCGAGCTCATCATCGGCACCGGTCAGGGCCCGGGCGGCAGCGCCCCGGCGGCCCGCGGCTTCCGGATGTTCTGATGCCGCTCATCGACACGAGCGATTTGGCAAGGCACTACACGCTCGGCGACCAGGTGGTGACGGCGCTGGCCGGCGTCTCCGTCAAGGTCGAGGAGGGCGAGTTCGTCGCTGTCATGGGGCCGTCGGGCTCGGGCAAGTCGACCTTCATGAACATGGTGGGCTGCCTCGATCGACCGACCGCCGGCCGCTACGTGCTCGACGGCGAGGAGGTCTCGGCCATGTCGGCGGATGCCCTCGCCGATGTCCGCAACCGCAAGATCGGCTTCGTCTTCCAGCAGTTCAACCTGCTCGACCGCCAGGACGCGCTGGCCAATGTGGCGCTGCCCATGGTCTATGCCGGCGTCGCCCGCCGCGACCGGAAGAAGCGCGCCGAGGAGGCCCTCGCCCGCGTCGGCCTCGCCGAACGCGTGCACCACCTGCCGACCCAGCTCTCGGGCGGCCAGCAGCAGCGCGTCGCCATCGCCCGTGCGCTGGTCAACCGGCCGCGCGTGCTGCTCGCCGACGAGCCGACGGGGGCCCTCGACAGCCGCACCTCGCTGGAGATCATGGCGCTGTTCCAGGAGCTGAACCGGCAGGGCATGACGGTGCTCATCGTGACGCATGAGGCCGATGTCGCGACCTTCGCCGGCCGGGTGGTGCGGTTCCGGGACGGCAAGGTGCT encodes:
- a CDS encoding ABC transporter ATP-binding protein → MPLIDTSDLARHYTLGDQVVTALAGVSVKVEEGEFVAVMGPSGSGKSTFMNMVGCLDRPTAGRYVLDGEEVSAMSADALADVRNRKIGFVFQQFNLLDRQDALANVALPMVYAGVARRDRKKRAEEALARVGLAERVHHLPTQLSGGQQQRVAIARALVNRPRVLLADEPTGALDSRTSLEIMALFQELNRQGMTVLIVTHEADVATFAGRVVRFRDGKVLSDTRQEPLDAGKALGELVDEMA